In Methylomonas sp. ZR1, one DNA window encodes the following:
- a CDS encoding cohesin domain-containing protein, translated as MNKHLLTKLLALAFVGFFQTTEAATLNLKFSDDTNIRSFAKGSIFDVNIYINNVADLAGFDFDLTYNSTNLSAQLLSSGSIFGTDTESLANSITPGSGATLGKIHFAEMLSGSVATGLNISEPTLLGTVKFQALNVSAGNALSIIPDPIYTPAQLLFLSDGSGPATTITGATVHVTAAPAAVPLPASVFLFVPALLGVFGFGKKPI; from the coding sequence ATGAACAAACATTTACTTACCAAACTACTTGCGCTGGCATTCGTCGGGTTTTTCCAGACCACCGAAGCGGCCACCCTTAATCTTAAATTTTCTGACGACACGAATATCCGCTCATTCGCTAAAGGCTCTATTTTCGATGTGAATATTTATATTAATAACGTTGCTGATTTGGCGGGCTTCGATTTCGATCTGACCTACAACAGCACCAATCTATCGGCGCAATTGCTAAGCAGTGGCAGTATTTTTGGCACTGACACCGAAAGTCTGGCGAACAGCATTACCCCAGGCTCGGGCGCAACCTTGGGGAAAATTCATTTTGCCGAAATGCTGTCGGGCAGCGTCGCAACCGGTTTAAATATCTCTGAGCCCACCTTGCTGGGCACCGTCAAATTTCAAGCGCTCAATGTCAGCGCGGGGAATGCCTTAAGCATAATCCCCGACCCGATCTATACGCCGGCACAACTACTATTTCTCTCCGATGGTAGCGGGCCCGCCACAACCATCACAGGCGCTACTGTCCACGTCACTGCCGCACCAGCCGCTGTTCCGTTGCCTGCCTCTGTCTTCTTGTTTGTTCCGGCGCTGTTAGGCGTATTCGGCTTTGGGAAAAAACCAATTTAA
- a CDS encoding putative Ig domain-containing protein produces MKQMTFLLPLLALGSIAEASDIRGGLGNFDALNHTGGPVYGIEIELDDTNSKDVVSTYPGNHYGYGKIREDLSDPAHPKTFVRYEKDGAFTNPYPIGSTLYCYDLSKNVGCEHFGVHFAYSATTPYSAVKYNWLVKDGSGKLVVGPALQLNTPVFDYTPPTTDFPAQVVATMPAPVVPQSVVKEFGEPSWVKVIKTKTHNARVLALGALISDDHDHDGLADWTNGEPDEVESEWYLLQSHNGVSNAKSELRGGSDSMGNNAEEVVTRRYEFYAYGGPAASIDGEKGEAMCDAVGTDNLHGDGVVEVTDANGGSHEFDCSTAEIVGAYQGSQMTEFVAISPFAMVDALQNGNVNEVFPERPTVSGGNTPYVVNVSAGALPNGLTLAQDTGLLSGVPSKVGIFNFTVSANDADNTSASKAFTVKVTGPGDTDRDNDIDMNDLNAIKAKYGKVVAANDPADLNGDLRVNIIDYRKAASLCTLPQCAVVNPAP; encoded by the coding sequence ACATCAGGGGCGGGCTAGGCAACTTTGACGCACTGAATCACACCGGCGGTCCGGTCTACGGCATAGAAATAGAACTGGACGATACAAACAGCAAAGATGTAGTCAGCACCTACCCAGGTAATCATTACGGTTACGGAAAAATACGGGAAGACCTCAGCGACCCGGCGCACCCCAAAACCTTCGTACGTTACGAAAAAGACGGTGCCTTCACCAATCCCTATCCAATCGGCAGTACCTTGTATTGCTACGATTTAAGCAAAAATGTCGGCTGCGAACATTTTGGGGTGCACTTTGCCTACTCCGCCACCACGCCTTATAGCGCGGTCAAATACAACTGGCTGGTCAAGGATGGTAGCGGCAAACTGGTTGTTGGTCCCGCGCTGCAGTTGAATACGCCGGTATTCGACTACACCCCACCGACCACTGACTTCCCTGCTCAAGTCGTGGCAACCATGCCGGCTCCGGTTGTTCCGCAAAGCGTCGTAAAAGAATTTGGCGAACCTAGTTGGGTGAAGGTTATTAAAACTAAAACTCACAACGCTCGGGTTTTGGCCTTAGGCGCACTGATCAGTGATGATCATGACCACGACGGTCTAGCAGACTGGACCAATGGCGAGCCGGACGAAGTCGAATCTGAATGGTATTTGCTGCAATCCCACAATGGTGTCAGCAACGCCAAATCCGAATTGCGTGGCGGCAGCGACAGCATGGGCAACAACGCCGAAGAAGTCGTCACCCGCCGTTATGAGTTTTATGCCTATGGCGGTCCCGCCGCGTCCATTGATGGCGAAAAGGGTGAAGCCATGTGCGATGCGGTCGGAACGGATAATCTGCACGGCGACGGCGTAGTGGAAGTAACCGATGCCAACGGCGGCTCTCATGAATTCGATTGTTCGACTGCGGAAATCGTCGGCGCCTATCAAGGTTCGCAAATGACGGAATTCGTGGCTATCTCGCCCTTCGCAATGGTCGATGCGCTGCAAAACGGCAATGTCAACGAAGTGTTTCCGGAGCGGCCCACCGTTAGTGGCGGCAACACCCCTTACGTGGTCAACGTCAGCGCCGGCGCATTACCAAACGGCTTGACTCTTGCGCAAGACACAGGCCTGTTATCAGGCGTGCCTTCCAAGGTAGGCATTTTCAACTTTACCGTCTCAGCAAACGATGCCGATAACACCAGCGCATCTAAAGCTTTTACCGTGAAAGTAACAGGCCCCGGCGATACGGATCGCGATAACGACATCGACATGAACGATTTGAACGCCATCAAAGCCAAATACGGCAAAGTGGTAGCAGCCAACGACCCCGCTGATCTGAATGGCGATTTGCGAGTCAATATTATCGATTACAGAAAGGCAGCTTCGCTTTGTACTTTGCCGCAATGTGCCGTGGTCAACCCTGCGCCCTAG